In Archangium lipolyticum, a single genomic region encodes these proteins:
- a CDS encoding BlaI/MecI/CopY family transcriptional regulator encodes MSRVSISEAESQVMEVLWRAGEAIPAEQVISALVRQQHWQEATIKTLLNRLLKKGAIRAEKDGRRYLYTAVLKRDEWVTSESKNLLDRLFGGRIAPLVAHFGSRSKLSKSDLAELTRLIEEMRDDE; translated from the coding sequence ATGAGCCGGGTGTCGATCAGCGAAGCCGAGTCGCAGGTGATGGAAGTGTTGTGGCGCGCGGGCGAGGCAATCCCCGCCGAACAGGTCATCAGCGCCCTGGTCCGCCAGCAACACTGGCAAGAGGCCACCATCAAGACCTTGCTGAATCGCTTGCTGAAGAAGGGGGCGATTCGCGCCGAAAAAGACGGCCGGCGCTACCTGTACACGGCGGTTCTGAAACGCGACGAATGGGTGACCAGCGAGAGCAAGAATCTGCTCGATCGTCTGTTCGGCGGCCGGATCGCACCGTTGGTCGCCCATTTCGGGAGCCGGAGCAAGCTGAGCAAGTCGGACCTCGCTGAATTGACGCGGCTGATCGAGGAAATGCGCGATGACGAGTGA
- a CDS encoding helix-turn-helix domain-containing protein produces the protein MRIRSAIRYLRAMAVQKRSGPLDWEDLRVFVALARAGSLSAAARALKVSHATVGRRIAALEDTLGRTLFDR, from the coding sequence GTGCGTATCCGCTCAGCCATCCGCTATCTTCGCGCAATGGCTGTGCAGAAACGGTCAGGGCCGCTCGACTGGGAGGACCTGAGGGTCTTCGTCGCCTTGGCGCGGGCGGGCAGTTTGTCGGCAGCCGCGCGGGCGCTGAAGGTGAGCCACGCCACCGTCGGCCGTCGCATCGCCGCGCTCGAGGACACGCTCGGCCGCACGCTGTTCGACCGGTGA
- a CDS encoding SMI1/KNR4 family protein, whose translation MSVRWRPHVLKAPGSVSPHELERIESAWGVKLPDDYKRVVSMYQGMAPEPNGFRVGRGDNALGVLLTVSEHEGRESYCIINSYEVIRSHVPSGIFPFARTPGGEDLCFDYRGSPEQPRIVLVSVEGSVHPVANSFQEFMDGLYDD comes from the coding sequence ATGAGTGTTCGCTGGAGACCGCACGTCCTGAAAGCGCCAGGTTCCGTCAGTCCACATGAATTGGAGCGGATCGAGTCTGCATGGGGAGTCAAACTTCCCGATGACTACAAGCGGGTTGTATCCATGTATCAGGGCATGGCCCCCGAGCCCAATGGGTTCAGGGTTGGAAGAGGCGACAATGCATTGGGTGTGCTACTGACAGTCTCCGAACACGAGGGGAGGGAGAGCTACTGCATCATCAATTCATACGAAGTCATTCGCTCCCATGTCCCATCGGGCATCTTCCCCTTCGCCAGAACCCCTGGTGGAGAGGACCTGTGTTTTGACTACCGAGGCTCGCCCGAACAGCCTCGTATCGTCCTCGTCTCCGTCGAGGGCTCCGTCCACCCCGTCGCCAACAGCTTCCAGGAGTTCATGGACGGGTTGTACGACGACTGA
- a CDS encoding AHH domain-containing protein, whose protein sequence is MDQRRWTTSDAIIIHVAALTAEERQRAQHKLERRSFLSIVGVLRDHQLQEMAVSVGASRSMLGDKLKVREQVQSAFNQGRLIGLNRVPVTAKDDEAKPMNRGPFPVTSATPTKEPKLFYGPFQVKIPGTVSEDEFVILALMQVFSMTREEAKAYIAQRHTAVIGAFRLTAAEIRARVKKVDIAAELYEGMLATRAGKDVATFKKEVSERAARLEKRFKTDKEAVRKKVDAEFKRRTGREYAGTKATKEDQLLRGLFQDETLRKQEASAAAKKIFGPGFIDHKDGANIRTLPAEQPGSQCLTTRPLPPGTRVFVTGIHPQSPEWLHVTAFTQGTMLHGYVQGFRITTALPEPAATLYYVQPGDKLEPLAARIYHQAIEPGRDLRFYENVVHFVNQQAGRTGVRRVQGDVQLVAGSRIWLVSVGFANTLQGIVPSGSITGGLVAKAREVGRHIEDIITSVEMSPQFFDKIAGVYADAIKENWQKIVGIVAMFILAEAASTLLAASPTGVGQLAAAVIQLGLAAFGVQGMVEAGAVALTHAKAWITQAWQANGNVLKLQAASESFLHMVVNIAMAALSLLGAKTNMGRGLKIAEGLKFGPPRLAMMQIAGGPTVPVFDSGITAAAAVKLPLNPLSAPASSLANNAPRVKRKPAPELPPEGEALEKLAEQLPHWEKLKDFIGRKIPKPDSPEFAAFKKELEAAGYQLDVMKEGGKPFRLRRIGSKDELAAVTVSKDGKIMLQSGETTRISVYSRYRENYLDLIEQTQGKAARDAAAARIAKGNQLHHLIPDEIAQSHPLVREALERLQKYTIDRGTNMLDMPSAPNQEGLLMHLGSHNKYSRHVVKLLDDAMEDALAESGKRALREVPAELIDRAILEVEKRLRSAIETNSLPPEVLKELIEDGILVGKKLAMLEVRPLGELSFA, encoded by the coding sequence ATGGACCAGAGACGTTGGACCACGTCGGACGCCATCATCATCCACGTGGCGGCGCTCACAGCCGAAGAGCGCCAGCGCGCCCAGCACAAACTCGAGCGCCGCTCCTTCCTCTCCATTGTCGGCGTCCTCAGGGACCATCAACTGCAGGAGATGGCCGTCTCGGTGGGTGCCTCCCGGTCCATGCTGGGCGACAAGCTCAAGGTCCGAGAGCAGGTCCAGTCCGCCTTCAATCAGGGGCGGCTCATCGGCCTGAACCGAGTGCCTGTCACGGCCAAGGACGATGAAGCGAAGCCCATGAACCGCGGGCCTTTCCCCGTCACCAGCGCCACGCCCACCAAGGAGCCCAAGCTCTTCTACGGCCCGTTTCAGGTGAAGATCCCGGGCACGGTCAGCGAAGACGAGTTCGTGATCCTGGCCTTAATGCAGGTCTTCTCCATGACGCGGGAGGAGGCCAAGGCGTACATCGCCCAGCGGCATACGGCCGTCATCGGTGCCTTCAGGCTCACCGCCGCCGAGATCCGCGCGCGGGTCAAGAAGGTGGACATCGCCGCGGAACTGTACGAGGGAATGCTGGCGACCAGGGCTGGCAAGGACGTGGCGACCTTCAAAAAGGAGGTCTCCGAACGGGCAGCGCGGCTCGAGAAGCGCTTCAAGACGGACAAGGAGGCCGTCCGCAAGAAGGTGGACGCTGAATTCAAGCGGCGCACCGGCCGCGAGTACGCGGGAACCAAGGCGACGAAAGAGGATCAGCTGCTACGAGGGCTCTTCCAGGACGAAACCCTGCGCAAGCAGGAGGCCAGCGCCGCAGCCAAGAAGATCTTCGGCCCGGGTTTCATCGACCACAAGGACGGCGCCAACATCCGGACTCTCCCAGCCGAGCAGCCCGGCTCGCAGTGTCTGACAACTCGACCCCTGCCGCCTGGCACCCGCGTCTTCGTCACCGGCATCCATCCCCAGAGTCCTGAGTGGCTTCACGTGACGGCCTTTACTCAGGGCACCATGCTCCATGGGTACGTGCAGGGCTTCCGCATCACCACCGCGCTCCCCGAGCCCGCCGCCACGCTCTACTACGTCCAACCTGGCGACAAGCTCGAGCCCCTCGCCGCTCGCATCTATCACCAGGCCATCGAGCCAGGCCGGGACCTGCGCTTCTACGAGAACGTCGTTCACTTTGTGAACCAGCAGGCGGGCCGAACCGGCGTGCGGCGTGTCCAGGGGGACGTGCAGTTGGTCGCTGGAAGCCGCATCTGGCTGGTGAGCGTGGGCTTCGCCAACACGCTCCAGGGCATCGTCCCATCGGGCTCCATCACCGGAGGGCTCGTGGCCAAGGCCAGGGAGGTGGGACGGCACATCGAGGACATCATCACCTCCGTGGAGATGTCACCCCAGTTCTTCGACAAGATCGCCGGCGTGTACGCGGATGCGATCAAGGAGAACTGGCAGAAGATCGTCGGAATCGTGGCGATGTTCATCCTGGCGGAGGCGGCATCCACCCTCCTGGCGGCCTCGCCCACGGGCGTTGGTCAGCTGGCGGCCGCCGTCATCCAGCTGGGGCTGGCCGCCTTCGGCGTCCAGGGCATGGTTGAGGCCGGTGCGGTAGCCCTCACGCACGCCAAGGCCTGGATCACCCAGGCATGGCAGGCCAACGGCAACGTGCTGAAGCTCCAGGCAGCGAGCGAGTCCTTCCTCCACATGGTGGTGAACATCGCCATGGCCGCGCTCTCCCTGCTCGGCGCCAAGACGAACATGGGACGGGGGCTGAAGATCGCCGAGGGCTTGAAGTTCGGCCCGCCCCGTCTGGCCATGATGCAGATCGCCGGGGGCCCAACGGTGCCCGTGTTCGACTCCGGCATCACCGCCGCTGCCGCCGTGAAGCTCCCTCTTAATCCGCTGTCCGCCCCCGCCTCGAGCCTGGCGAACAACGCCCCCAGGGTGAAGCGCAAGCCGGCCCCGGAGCTCCCCCCCGAGGGCGAGGCGCTGGAGAAGCTGGCGGAGCAGCTGCCTCACTGGGAGAAGCTCAAGGACTTCATCGGGCGCAAAATCCCCAAGCCGGACTCGCCCGAGTTCGCCGCTTTCAAGAAGGAGCTGGAGGCGGCAGGCTACCAGCTAGATGTGATGAAGGAGGGCGGCAAGCCGTTCCGCCTGCGCCGCATCGGCAGCAAGGACGAGCTGGCCGCGGTCACCGTCTCAAAGGACGGCAAGATCATGCTCCAGTCGGGCGAGACAACCCGCATCAGCGTGTACAGCCGCTACCGGGAGAACTACCTGGACCTCATCGAGCAGACCCAGGGCAAGGCGGCGCGAGACGCCGCGGCGGCGCGCATCGCCAAAGGCAACCAGCTCCATCACCTCATTCCAGACGAGATCGCCCAGAGCCACCCCCTGGTGAGAGAGGCGCTCGAGCGCCTCCAGAAGTACACGATCGATCGCGGGACGAACATGCTCGACATGCCCTCCGCCCCGAACCAGGAAGGGCTGCTCATGCACCTGGGCAGCCATAACAAATACAGCCGGCACGTGGTCAAGCTGCTCGATGATGCAATGGAAGATGCCCTGGCCGAGAGCGGGAAGCGCGCGCTTCGCGAGGTCCCCGCTGAGCTCATTGACCGGGCGATTCTTGAAGTCGAGAAGCGGCTGCGCAGCGCCATCGAGACCAATAGCCTGCCGCCCGAGGTGCTCAAGGAGCTCATCGAGGATGGCATCCTGGTGGGCAAGAAGCTGGCTATGCTCGAGGTCCGGCCCCTCGGGGAGCTCTCCTTCGCATGA
- a CDS encoding cysteine hydrolase family protein, producing MTAPRTLLSMFGAASAHPSPFDRAALVIVDAQAEYLPSGNLPLFGIDAAVAETARLLELARRHGTPIFHIVHHGPAGSPIFDPQGPGSAIIPAVAPKAGEAVVTKGLPNSFAGTDLHARIQATGRKELIIAGFMTHMCISATTRAALDLGYRNTVVAAATATRDLPGPTGGVVPAAELQRNELAALADMFALVVKDAGAWT from the coding sequence ATGACTGCCCCCCGTACGCTTCTCTCCATGTTCGGCGCCGCATCGGCCCACCCCTCCCCGTTCGACCGCGCGGCGCTCGTCATCGTCGACGCCCAGGCGGAGTACCTGCCCTCCGGCAACCTGCCGCTCTTCGGCATCGACGCCGCGGTGGCGGAGACGGCGCGCCTGCTCGAGCTGGCCCGCCGCCATGGTACGCCGATCTTCCATATCGTGCACCACGGCCCCGCTGGCAGCCCCATCTTCGACCCGCAGGGGCCTGGCAGCGCCATCATCCCGGCCGTGGCCCCGAAGGCCGGCGAGGCGGTGGTGACCAAGGGCCTGCCGAACTCCTTCGCCGGCACCGACCTGCACGCGCGCATCCAGGCGACCGGCCGCAAGGAGCTCATCATCGCGGGCTTCATGACGCACATGTGCATTTCGGCCACGACGCGCGCGGCCCTGGACCTGGGCTACCGCAACACGGTAGTGGCCGCGGCCACCGCGACGCGCGACCTGCCCGGCCCCACCGGAGGCGTGGTGCCGGCGGCGGAGCTGCAGCGCAACGAGCTCGCGGCGCTCGCCGACATGTTCGCCCTGGTGGTGAAGGACGCGGGCGCCTGGACGTGA
- a CDS encoding MFS transporter — protein sequence MTESHIVVWARHTTLFRDRNRSGAYATMLFVGAGLVGTFYLLTLYLQEVLRFSPVRTGLSSLPFSAGIILGAGISSKRVERLAPRAVAGPGLVVGAAGMFWLSMLSVDSSYATHVLPAVFLTSLGLGLSAVAMTLTAVHGVSEERAGVTSAVVNMAQQLGAALGLAYSPPSTAASTPANGRLPDVYSTWASTITSAARSNGAGWVAPWLMSASSVAR from the coding sequence TTGACGGAATCCCACATCGTGGTGTGGGCGCGCCACACAACGCTCTTCCGCGACAGGAATCGGTCGGGCGCCTACGCCACCATGCTGTTCGTCGGCGCCGGGCTCGTGGGGACGTTCTACCTGCTGACGCTCTACCTGCAGGAGGTGCTGCGCTTCAGCCCCGTGCGGACCGGCCTGTCTTCGCTGCCCTTCAGTGCCGGCATCATCCTGGGCGCGGGCATCAGCTCGAAGCGGGTCGAGCGCCTCGCACCGCGGGCCGTGGCCGGCCCGGGACTCGTCGTGGGGGCCGCCGGCATGTTCTGGCTCTCGATGCTCTCGGTGGACTCGTCCTACGCCACGCACGTGCTGCCCGCCGTCTTCCTCACGTCGCTGGGGCTGGGTTTGAGCGCCGTGGCGATGACGCTCACCGCCGTCCACGGCGTCAGCGAGGAGCGGGCGGGCGTCACGTCGGCTGTGGTCAACATGGCGCAGCAGCTCGGTGCGGCGCTGGGCCTGGCGTATTCACCACCATCCACCGCGGCGTCGACGCCGGCCAACGGCAGGTTGCCGGACGTGTATTCGACCTGGGCGTCGACAATCACCAGCGCCGCGCGGTCGAACGGTGCGGGGTGGGTCGCTCCCTGGTTGATGTCCGCCTCTTCAGTAGCCCGTTAA
- a CDS encoding M56 family metallopeptidase, translating to MTSELVAALVRLTYALSAAVLLMLALRGPLRRVFGATLAYQTWLVVPAIVAVALLPAVRVQPQAVPVSLRTFSGAAVPALREASIPWLSVALLVWGAGALILAAGFWRAHVRFVRGLGSLTPREGLYFSESPTAGPASLGLWRPKVIVPSDFPRRYTPAEQLLIIQHEQVHAERGDAVVNLLQVCLQCVFWFNPLIHWAAVRFRVDQELACDAAVLRGNPGQRRAYSQALLKSHTLSTETPPTVACLWRFNHPIKERIMSLQQVPPGRLRRLAGRLAVASLVLAGGSASLLARAENAPAASAVLYEVAMDLSTAGAKTAPRVRVREGTPFAVSSERNGVKWTLEFTVSKAGTADGVAMTGKIDIDSTTIARPMLEGRLGEPMRLKVEDEGRNLDLAIVVREVTARPAQP from the coding sequence ATGACGAGTGAGCTCGTCGCCGCGCTGGTCCGCCTGACCTATGCCCTCAGCGCCGCCGTCCTGCTGATGCTGGCATTGCGCGGACCGCTGCGCCGCGTGTTCGGTGCGACCCTCGCGTACCAGACCTGGCTGGTGGTTCCGGCGATCGTCGCGGTCGCGCTCCTGCCCGCCGTGCGCGTCCAGCCCCAGGCCGTCCCGGTCTCCCTGCGAACCTTTTCGGGTGCGGCCGTGCCGGCTCTTCGCGAGGCCAGCATCCCGTGGCTATCCGTGGCCTTGCTCGTGTGGGGAGCGGGAGCCCTGATACTCGCGGCGGGGTTCTGGCGCGCGCACGTCCGCTTCGTGCGTGGTCTGGGTTCGCTCACCCCGCGCGAAGGCCTTTATTTCAGTGAGTCGCCCACCGCCGGACCGGCCTCGCTCGGACTGTGGCGCCCCAAGGTCATCGTTCCCTCGGATTTTCCGCGGCGCTATACGCCAGCCGAGCAGTTACTCATCATCCAGCACGAACAGGTGCACGCCGAGCGCGGTGACGCCGTGGTCAACCTGCTCCAGGTGTGCTTGCAGTGCGTGTTCTGGTTCAACCCGCTGATCCACTGGGCGGCAGTGCGCTTTCGCGTCGACCAGGAGCTCGCGTGCGACGCCGCCGTGCTGCGCGGCAACCCGGGTCAGCGCCGCGCGTACTCCCAAGCCCTGTTGAAGTCGCACACGCTTTCCACGGAAACACCCCCCACCGTTGCCTGTCTTTGGCGGTTCAATCACCCCATCAAGGAGCGCATCATGAGTTTGCAGCAGGTCCCACCTGGCAGGCTTCGTCGCCTTGCCGGCCGTCTCGCGGTTGCATCCCTCGTCCTTGCCGGCGGTTCCGCCAGCTTGCTCGCCCGCGCCGAAAATGCCCCTGCTGCTAGCGCTGTCCTCTACGAGGTCGCGATGGACCTGTCGACGGCAGGGGCCAAGACGGCCCCGCGCGTCCGCGTTCGTGAGGGCACACCGTTCGCGGTCAGCAGCGAGCGGAATGGCGTCAAATGGACGTTGGAATTCACCGTATCCAAAGCAGGCACGGCCGATGGGGTTGCAATGACAGGCAAGATCGATATCGATTCGACGACGATCGCCCGGCCCATGCTGGAGGGCCGTCTCGGCGAGCCCATGCGGTTGAAGGTCGAGGACGAGGGCAGGAACCTCGACCTGGCGATCGTCGTGCGCGAAGTGACCGCGAGGCCCGCCCAACCGTAA
- a CDS encoding discoidin domain-containing protein, with translation MTKNRWMKVACAAVVTSVGCTESTLDPSVDIQVTGKVLRQDKKPVANTLLKIDRSGNSSCVFDIFGANWKSVKTDAEGNFSLQLLGADTQNGSLARCFSLRSPAGENGRTVEAEFIVQTETVQVPTLQEWSGAPTALASATGVAVSFQPLSATQEGVSAGHSLSVRSKSAGGIWSFGQVQSPVQVSDHYLEDVADLEADLYAVRTVEAGGTKFTLRYAGDAVDLPRRGLIPISRGASCTYPGSSTSCPLTDGNLSSQVYFQESTRDVVIQLAQPKVLRKALLRGFRTAFSVTELTFEGSTDGNTWMPLANLKDRQDSNFIELELNNPVPLSHVRIHAIATDTSFRISELSEVSLFE, from the coding sequence ATGACGAAGAACCGGTGGATGAAGGTGGCGTGCGCCGCGGTGGTGACCAGTGTTGGCTGCACCGAGAGCACGCTGGACCCCTCGGTGGACATCCAGGTCACGGGCAAGGTGCTCAGGCAGGACAAGAAGCCGGTGGCGAACACGCTGCTGAAGATCGATCGCAGCGGGAACTCGAGCTGTGTCTTCGACATCTTCGGAGCGAACTGGAAGTCGGTGAAGACGGACGCGGAGGGAAACTTCAGCCTGCAGTTGCTGGGCGCGGACACCCAGAATGGCAGCCTGGCGCGTTGCTTCTCCCTGCGTTCCCCCGCGGGTGAAAACGGGCGCACGGTGGAGGCCGAGTTCATCGTGCAGACGGAGACCGTGCAGGTGCCCACCCTTCAGGAGTGGAGTGGCGCGCCCACGGCGCTCGCCAGCGCGACCGGGGTGGCGGTGAGCTTCCAGCCGCTCTCCGCCACCCAGGAGGGAGTCAGTGCCGGCCATTCCCTCTCGGTGAGGAGCAAGTCCGCTGGAGGGATCTGGTCGTTCGGCCAGGTGCAGTCACCGGTGCAGGTGAGCGACCACTACCTGGAGGACGTCGCGGACCTCGAGGCCGATCTCTACGCCGTGCGCACGGTGGAGGCTGGTGGGACGAAGTTCACCCTGCGCTACGCGGGAGATGCGGTGGACCTGCCCCGGCGCGGGCTCATCCCCATCAGCCGGGGCGCCAGCTGCACCTATCCCGGCTCGTCGACGAGCTGCCCGTTGACGGACGGCAATCTCTCCAGCCAGGTCTACTTCCAGGAAAGCACCCGCGACGTGGTCATCCAGCTGGCGCAGCCCAAGGTGCTGCGCAAGGCGCTGCTCCGCGGCTTCCGCACGGCCTTCTCGGTGACTGAGCTGACGTTCGAGGGAAGCACCGATGGCAACACGTGGATGCCATTGGCCAACCTCAAGGATCGGCAGGACAGCAACTTCATCGAGCTCGAGCTGAACAACCCCGTCCCCCTGAGCCATGTGCGCATCCACGCCATCGCGACGGACACCAGCTTCCGTATCTCCGAGCTCAGCGAGGTATCCCTCTTCGAGTAG
- a CDS encoding HNH endonuclease signature motif containing protein, with protein sequence MEALPTSTTAPSGYTWHHHQDVGRMQLITDGAHQLARPHTGGMSIWGGGYQ encoded by the coding sequence ATTGAAGCGTTGCCGACGAGCACTACTGCTCCAAGTGGTTATACATGGCATCACCACCAGGACGTAGGCAGAATGCAGCTCATTACGGATGGCGCACACCAGCTTGCGAGACCGCACACCGGAGGGATGTCCATCTGGGGAGGCGGATACCAATAG
- a CDS encoding LysR family transcriptional regulator — protein sequence MAVQNRSTGPLDWEDLRVFVALARAGSLSAAARALKVSHATVGRRIAALEKTLGLALFDRRADGYALTAEGAAVLELAAGMDERALAILRRAGREAGLTGTVRLTTTEGLAERFLIPRLAGFHHRHPGIDLEVLIDPRSLSLARREADVAVRLARPRAGELVTRRLAVLTYGVYVAPGGDTSAWVGVDDSLAHLPEAQWLARHAAGARVVLRVNGLLAQLAAVRSGFGKALLPRWFAEEEGGLVAVPPPAPPPVREAWLVVHRDLKDVPRVRALIDAVVAAFEAEQELLGSSGP from the coding sequence ATGGCTGTGCAAAATCGTTCAACAGGCCCGCTGGATTGGGAGGACCTGCGAGTCTTCGTGGCGTTGGCGCGGGCGGGCAGCCTGTCAGCGGCGGCGCGGGCGCTGAAGGTCAGCCACGCCACGGTCGGCCGCCGCATCGCCGCGCTGGAGAAGACGCTGGGCCTCGCCTTGTTCGACCGCCGTGCCGACGGCTACGCGCTCACCGCCGAAGGGGCGGCGGTGCTGGAACTGGCCGCGGGCATGGACGAGCGCGCGTTGGCCATCCTGCGCCGCGCGGGCCGGGAGGCAGGGCTGACTGGCACCGTGCGGCTGACCACCACGGAGGGGCTGGCCGAGCGCTTCCTCATTCCGCGCCTCGCGGGGTTCCATCACCGCCATCCCGGCATCGACCTGGAGGTGCTGATCGACCCGCGCTCGCTCAGCCTCGCCAGGCGGGAGGCCGATGTGGCCGTCCGCCTCGCCCGGCCGCGGGCAGGAGAACTGGTCACCCGCCGCCTCGCCGTCCTCACCTACGGCGTCTACGTGGCGCCAGGCGGCGACACGTCCGCCTGGGTCGGCGTCGACGATTCCTTGGCCCACCTGCCAGAGGCGCAGTGGCTGGCCCGGCACGCGGCGGGCGCACGCGTGGTGCTGCGCGTCAACGGGCTGCTGGCACAGCTCGCCGCGGTGCGGTCGGGTTTTGGCAAGGCGCTGCTGCCGCGATGGTTCGCCGAGGAGGAGGGGGGCCTCGTCGCCGTGCCGCCGCCCGCCCCGCCGCCGGTGCGCGAGGCGTGGCTGGTGGTGCACCGCGACCTGAAGGACGTGCCGCGCGTGCGCGCCCTCATCGACGCCGTGGTCGCCGCATTCGAGGCGGAGCAGGAGCTGCTCGGGTCCAGCGGCCCATGA